GGTCGTCTCTCACAGAGAGACGTGGATTGAAATTTAACATCCTCGGACCCACCCTTATGCGTGCATCGTCGTCTCTCACAGAGAGACGTGGATTGAAATGCGGATATGCGCTATCGTCGGGGGAAATTTTTCCGTCGTCTCTCACAGAGAGACGTGGATTGAAATAAAATGATACTTTTTAAGTCATTATTTATATTATGTCGTCTCTCACAGAGAGACGTGGATTGAAATTATGCCGTTTAAAGTGTTGGTGTCTGTGGCGTAAGTCGTCTCTCACAGAGAGACGTGGATTGAAATCAGTGTCATAGCCCTTTTATAGTGATTACAACTCGTCGTCTCTCACAGAGAGACGTGGATTGAAATTTTATGCGTCAAATCCAATTGTCCACAAAGGGAGGTCGTCTCTCACAGAGAGACGTGGATTGAAATTGTTTTAGCACCTTGACCGCCGCCGTTAGCTGATGTCGTCTCTCACAGAGAGACGTGGATTGAAATTTTTGCCACCTCGCGATACAGCCATTCAAATTCCGTCGTCTCTCACAGAGAGACGTGGATTGAAATCTTTTTGTCGTGCAGGGCTGGGGTATGTATGTAGTCGTCTCTCACAGAGAGACGTGGATTGAAATCTGCCATTCGGGCAATCACAATATGCTAAAAACTCGTCGTCTCTCACAGAGAGACGTGGATTGAAATAATCCGATAGGATAAATGACAAGCAGCAGTTCCGTCGTCTCTCACAGAGAGACGTGGATTGAAATATGCTTTTAAAGATGGCGATGCTAAATACATTACGTCGTCTCTCACAGAGAGACGTGGATTGAAATTTGCTTTGACGGCACCCTGAACCCTGAATATCCAGTCGTCTCTCACAGAGAGACGTGGATTGAAATTATGGGCTTATAAGCTTCAAATATCTTTAAATCCGTCGTCTCTCACAGAGAGACGTGGATTGAAATATCACCGTGAGTAAATTCGTCCTCGCCTTCGAGGGTCGTCTCTCACAGAGAGACGTGGATTGAAATTAAAAGCTCTTCGGCAAACTGGCCGAATGTTATCGTCGTCTCTCACAGAGAGACGTGGATTGAAATATGGACAAAGCTATGGCAGAAGTCGGCCCCGAAAGTCGTCTCTCACAGAGAGACGTGGATTGAAATATTTTTATCTCTCCTTTTTATTTGCTTTCCTTTAGTCGTCTCTCACAGAGAGACGTGGATTGAAATTTTGTCGTAAAGAGTATTGTAATCAATATCTTTGTCGTCTCTCACAGAGAGACGTGGATTGAAATTATTTTTCCGGATTTCAAGGTTACAAGGTAGTAGTCGTCTCTCACAGAGAGACGTGGATTGAAATAATATGTCTTTTGGAGAGTTTTATCACTTTGCCGTCGTCTCTCACAGAGAGACGTGGATTGAAATTTAGGCAGAGCAATCCCCTCGGCGGGGTTTTTGATGTCGTCTCTCACAGAGAGACGTGGATTGAAATGCAATGCTACGGCTGGGGATATTGAAAATTATAAGTCGTCTCTCACAGAGAGACGTGGATTGAAATACGTGTAAAGAGGCTTTGAGTTCTTTTCCGCATGACGTCGTCTCTCACAGAGAGACGTGGATTGAAATAGGAGCTTTATTTCTTTTTCCGGGCCGCTGATTGTCGTCTCTCACAGAGAGACGTGGATTGAAATACACCTGCGCCCAAGGATTGTTAACTCCTGCCCTAGTCGTCTCTCACAGAGAGACGTGGATTGAAATCCGTTAGTGATTTGGCGGTATCTTATATAACTGGGTCGTCTCTCACAGAGAGACGTGGATTGAAATTGCAATAAAAAAGCACCCGGAGGGGGTGCTGAATAAGTCGTCTCTCACAGAGAGACGTGGATTGAAATAGGCGTTCCTTTGTACGTAACCCCCGCCGCTGTGGTCGTCTCTCACAGAGAGACGTGGATTGAAATTTTTTAGTGTGCCAAATCCGTATTGACCCTTTTTGTCGTCTCTCACAGAGAGACGTGGATTGAAATACACTAAATACAGGATTAAGAGAAGGAGAACTGCTGTCGTCTCTCACAGAGAGACGTGGATTGAAATATAGCCATACTCATTCCATGTCTTGATTTGCGCTGTCGTCTCTCACAGAGAGACGTGGATTGAAATAGCCCGGAGAGAATGAGCTGATATTTACTTCTGAGTCGTCTCTCACAGAGAGACGTGGATTGAAATCTGAAGGTTTTACTCCTAAATACCGTTCTGATGGCGTCGTCTCTCACAGAGAGACGTGGATTGAAATTAAAGATAATTGTGCAACTATTACAATCGCAAGAGTCGTCTCTCACAGAGAGACGTGGATTGAAATAAGGGAAGCCGCTATTCAGGAATTGGCCGATAGAAGTCGTCTCTCACAGAGAGACGTGGATTGAAATAGGAGCAAAGGGAGGGTTAATATGACCCCTTTAGTCGTCTCTCACAGAGAGACGTGGATTGAAATTCAATACGCAAAAGAAACTTGAGAAGAAAGACAGGTCGTCTCTCACAGAGAGACGTGGATTGAAATTCCTTTATTTTTTTTATATAAAAAAATCTACCCGTCGTCTCTCACAGAGAGACGTGGATTGAAATCGTATTCGTGCCGGTTGATTGTTTCCACGATTCGGTCGTCTCTCACAGAGAGACGTGGATTGAAATAGTCTCTTTTGTATCAAATATCTTGGCCTTATACGTCGTCTCTCACAGAGAGACGTGGATTGAAATATGGACAAAGCTATGGCAGAAGTCGGCCCCGAAGTCGTCTCTCACAGAGAGACGTGGATTGAAATCGTATTCGTGCCGGTTGATTGTTTCCACGATTCGGGTCGTCTCTCACAGAGAGACGTGGATTGAAATTAGTTGTCCGCAAAGAGTATTTTCAGGGTCCTTGGTCGTCTCTCACAGAGAGACGTGGATTGAAATTCCGGCTTATACGGGCACTCTTGTTGAGACGCGGGCGTCGTCTCTCACAGAGAGACGTGGATTGAAATTAAATATTTCTCTATATCTCTCTGCGCTTTTGAGTCGTCTCTCACAGAGAGACGTGGATTGAAATCATGTGCTTATTGTTGACGAGTTTACGCCTGTATGTCGTCTCTCACAGAGAGACGTGGATTGAAATCCTTGCTTTTGCCATGTTCTTCGTTTGAGAGATGTCGTCTCTCACAGAGAGACGTGGATTGAAATGCTAAATACTCCCGGTAAAGCCAAAACGGGGTGAGGTCGTCTCTCACAGAGAGACGTGGATTGAAATGCATTAGTTTAAGTTGTCTAGGAGGTGGCAGCTAGTCGTCTCTCACAGAGAGACGTGGATTGAAATAATGTTTACAGACCTTAAATCAGCTGGCATTACGTCGTCTCTCACAGAGAGACGTGGATTGAAATATATCAATCACGCTCCTTATATTTAATCCCGTAGTCGTCTCTCACAGAGAGACGTGGATTGAAATCCTGGCAAGCCTGCTCATGCTTATGCTGTTAATGTCGTCTCTCACAGAGAGACGTGGATTGAAATAAAGGTATCCATTGTGCACCCTCCACAAATTACGTCGTCTCTCACAGAGAGACGTGGATTGAAATCCTGGCAAGCCTGCTCATGCTTATGCTGTTAATGTCGTCTCTCACAGAGAGACGTGGATTGAAATGATAATTTCTAAATAAAAGGACAAGCCTAAAGAGTCGTCTCTCACAGAGAGACGTGGATTGAAATAGCTCCTCATATTTATAGAGCAGGGCATAATACATGTCGTCTCTCACAGAGAGACGTGGATTGAAATTCGGTTCTATAGCTTGATAAGTACCACCTTCGCAGTCGTCTCTCACAGAGAGACGTGGATTGAAATCACGTAGCCGTTGCCGCCATCACCGCCCCAATACCGTCGTCTCTCACAGAGAGACGTGGATTGAAATAAAAGAATTTCCTAAATAACAAAGACAATTTTTTGTCGTCTCTCACAGAGAGACGTGGATTGAAATCGGCGGAGCCGGAGCAGCCGCAATCTATAAAAAGGTCGTCTCTCACAGAGAGACGTGGATTGAAATTTTTGAGTTATGATTTTAAACACGAAGGCAGAAAGTCGTCTCTCACAGAGAGACGTGGATTGAAATTACTTTAAATTTCATAATTTACCCCTCCATTTCCATCGTCTCTCACAGAGAGACGTGGATTGAAATAGGCTTTCAGCGGCGAACCTAAGGACGGCTTGAGTCGTCTCTCACAGAGAGACGTGGATTGAAATTATAAAAGTGTGGTAAAATCTCCCTAGAGGGGAGTCGTCTCTCACAGAGAGACGTGGATTGAAATCGTCAATCTCTCACACTCCTTTAACCTTTACCTCGTCGTCTCTCACAGAGAGACGTGGATTGAAATCTCAGCGCAGACGGCTATAAAGGCGCTATTTGTCGTCGTCTCTCACAGAGAGACGTGGATTGAAATTGTATTTAAGTAGGTACATTGATTGTCTGAATGTGTCGTCTCTCACAGAGAGACGTGGATTGAAATTCTTTTTTGTATTCCGTTAATTATTTCTGAAACTGTCGTCTCTCACAGAGAGACGTGGATTGAAATCTTAAGGTTTAAATACTTTGGCCCTACAAACACAGTCGTCTCTCACAGAGAGACGTGGATTGAAATAAGAATAGCCGTTCTTATGGCTTCCGCTGCAAAAGTCGTCTCTCACAGAGAGACGTGGATTGAAATAAGTTTTTTTATTTTACGTTGAAGGTCATTTGCTTGTCGTCTCTCACAGAGAGACGTGGATTGAAATAGACCGAAGGAAGACGAAACCTATTATTACATGTCGTCTCTCACAGAGAGACGTGGATTGAAATTCCGAGAGGTAGAATACGGCTTTTTTCGTTATGTCGTCTCTCACAGAGAGACGTGGATTGAAATTGTTGAAGTTCAAAACTTGTATCAGAGTAATCTGAAAGAGTCGTCTCTCACAGAGAGACGTGGATTGAAATTGTTGTCTGCATATCTGCAACATGCCTTACTAACGTCGTCTCTCACAGAGAGACGTGGATTGAAATTTTACGTGTCAAATCTAATTGACCGCAAAGGGAGCGTCGTCTCTCACAGAGAGACGTGGATTGAAATTTAATTTCCTCGAATTTGGCTAGAATTCTGTCTTTGTCGTCTCTCACAGAGAGACGTGGATTGAAATTTTGCCAATCTCAAATTGATACCCTCTGCATTGCGTCGTCTCTCACAGAGAGACGTGGATTGAAATCAAAAAGCTTTGCGCCCTCAACGGATAAGCGGGGTCGTCTCTCACAGAGAGACGTGGATTGAAATCTTGAGGTACTTAAGCAAAGTATCTTCATTTTTGTCGTCTCTCACAGAGAGACGTGGATTGAAATAATGATTTTAGTCGCTGCAATGTACGCCACGGGGGGTCGTCTCTCACAGAGAGACGTGGATTGAAATAGAATTAAGCCTTAATAAAATCTTTATTGAGTTTTGTCGTCTCTCACAGAGAGACGTGGATTGAAATAATCATTTTACATACATGGTGGTATTCTTGCATCGTCGTCTCTCACAGAGAGACGTGGATTGAAATCAGCGTGATATTAAGTGGGCGATAAAAAACAAATGTCGTCTCTCACAGAGAGACGTGGATTGAAATCCTAAGGGATTCCAACCTGCTCTTTATACAGCCGTCGTCTCTCACAGAGAGACGTGGATTGAAATACTGTCACCCGTCAGACGATACAAAAACCTGCTGTCGTCTCTCACAGAGAGACGTGGATTGAAATACACAGAAGCTTTATTATTGCAGGAACTAAGAAGTCGTCTCTCACAGAGAGACGTGGATTGAAATTTAGCAACCATTGAGTTTTAGAGGTATCAATTACGTCGTCTCTCACAGAGAGACGTGGATTGAAATAAGGGGCAAACACTAGCAATATTGAATAGCCCTTGTCGTCTCTCACAGAGAGACGTGGATTGAAATTTTTGGTTGATGGGCTTTCTGATGGCAAAGATTTAGTCGTCTCTCACAGAGAGACGTGGATTGAAATTATTTTGGTAGTCTGTAGCGTTATCGTTATAAGGTCGTCTCTCACAGAGAGACGTGGATTGAAATTAAAACTCAACAACTTATATATGATTATAACGCCGTCGTCTCTCACAGAGAGACGTGGATTGAAATCCCTACTGAGAAAGTTATCGAACAAATAACTTCGTCGTCTCTCACAGAGAGACGTGGATTGAAATTTAGCAAAAAAATAAGCTTGATACTTTTCTGTTGTCGTCTCTCACAGAGAGACGTGGATTGAAATTTAAAATTTTTGTTAATAAATTATTGACGTGTTTGTCGTCTCTCACAGAGAGACGTGGATTGAAATCTAAGTAGTAGCTTTAGAAATATTAAATTAATAAGTCGTCTCTCACAGAGAGACGTGGATTGAAATAAATATCCCAGCCATTAAACTTGATTGTATGGAGTCGTCTCTCACAGAGAGACGTGGATTGAAATGCCTTTACCGGCCGGCGAATGTCGCTGTAATGAGTCGTCTCTCACAGAGAGACGTGGATTGAAATTTGCAGCTCTTAATCTCTTGGCAAATATAGCTTTGTCGTCTCTCACAGAGAGACGTGGATTGAAATTGCGTCTTTTACCTGTAATACAAAATTAGCTCTAGTCGTCTCTCACAGAGAGACGTGGATTGAAATTAATGCTCTGGAGAGTATAAGTTCCCTAGCTGTAGTCGTCTCTCACAGAGAGACGTGGATTGAAATTAAAAGTAGGGGGTCTGCTGTACTTATATCTGTGTCGTCTCTCACAGAGAGACGTGGATTGAAATTGCTTTCAGATTATATTGAAGATTGCCAAACTCGGGTCGTCTCTCACAGAGAGACGTGGATTGAAATTCTGTACCTGCGAAATTTACAGTTTTTCCCGAAAGTCGTCTCTCACAGAGAGACGTGGATTGAAATCGTTTGGAACTTATCTTTTAACACAGTTAGACGAGTCGTCTCTCACAGAGAGACGTGGATTGAAATTGAATGTAGAAATGATAAACCAAGATAGTGTACGTCGTCTCTCACAGAGAGACGTGGATTGAAATTTCCGAAGGAAAACTCTCAGGACATGCGCTGCGTCGTCTCTCACAGAGAGACGTGGATTGAAATCCACTCCTTTAGAGACGATATCCGAACAGCTAAAGTCGTCTCTCACAGAGAGACGTGGATTGAAATAACGTCTCTTGCTATTTTTACAAGCTTATTCTGTGTCGTCTCTCACAGAGAGACGTGGATTGAAATTGTTTACGTTAAAACGAATCTGTCTTGGTTTGATGTCGTCTCTCACAGAGAGACGTGGATTGAAATCTTAGCTTTTATGATGGCTAACTTCTTCAGATCGTGTCGTCTCTCACAGAGAGACGTGGATTGAAATTAACTCTTCTTCCGGGGAAACCTCTGATAATCCTTGTCGTCTCTCACAGAGAGACGTGGATTGAAATATTCTGTGTCCACCGATTATTTATTAGGTATTACGTCGTCTCTCACAGAGAGACGTGGATTGAAATTTTTTAGTGGAAATCTCTTTATTATGAATAAGTCGTCGTCTCTCACAGAGAGACGTGGATTGAAATCAATGCCTTTTCTGCGGCTTCGCGGGTGTATATCGTCGTCTCTCACAGAGAGACGTGGATTGAAATCAAGGGAAATTATACCATAAAAAGAAAGGACCGTAGTCGTCTCTCACAGAGAGACGTGGATTGAAATATCTTAAATAATTGACTTATCCCTGAAAATATTCGTCGTCTCTCACAGAGAGACGTGGATTGAAATTAAATCTTCTAGCGATGCCTCTGTCGAGATGATTGTCGTCTCTCACAGAGAGACGTGGATTGAAATTATGCTATCCGTTGATTGCTGATAGCTTTTTTCACCGTCGTCTCTCACAGAGAGACGTGGATTGAAATTAAATCTTCTAGCGATGCCTCTGTCGAGATGATTGTCGTCTCTCACAGAGAGACGTGGATTGAAATCTTATCATAGGCAAGTGTGGCTTCATTAGCCGGGGTCGTCTCTCACAGAGAGACGTGGATTGAAATTCTCGGGAGATGATGCATTTCTTCAACTAGCGTTGTCGTCTCTCACAGAGAGACGTGGATTGAAATATATCTATGATAATTGTGCGCCTATAGCCTTTTTGGTCGTCTCTCACAGAGAGACGTGGATTGAAATATTTATCTTAATTTTATATTGTTCTACATTTTTGTCGTCTCTCACAGAGAGACGTGGATTGAAATCTTTTCATCACCGTGAGTAACTGTATTTATACTCGTCGTCTCTCACAGAGAGACGTGGATTGAAATCCTACCGGCAGGGGAAATTGCCGGACCTATGTGGTCGTCTCTCGCAGAGAGACGTGGATTGAAATTCACCAGACCTTATGAGTTGTGCCGGATTTCTGGTCATCTCTCACAGAAATACGTGGATTGAAATAGGTAAGAAATAAAGGAGTAGATGATGTTACGCTGTGTCGTCTCTCGCAGGGAGAATAATATGAAGAAAATTACGGTATTTATAGTAATAATTTTGTTATTGGCAGCCTGCAGAAGCAAAGACGCAGAGTTTGATGTTTCAAAAACCATGAAAGGAAAATGGGTGTCTTATATCAGCTCTATTAACGGAGATTTAATATTAAATATTTATAATGACGGTGAAAACAAAAAGATGCTTATGTCAAGTGAAAAGTTCGAGCTTCAAGGCATTGTTCCCTTTTCCTGTGAACTGGAGGAGGACCATTTAAAATTCACTATGAATTCCGATGAAAGCCATCGCATTGCCATAGATCTTAAGATGACCGAAACAGGGGATTTAAAAGGTAATTTTACTCAGTACGGAAATACCAAAGATATATTTTTTAAAAAGATTTCGGATATCCCTGATGAATATGAAGCGCCAGATCCATTTAACAATATGACAGCAGAAGAAAGAATTCATTTATTAAAGGAGTATAGCGAATATGAAAAAGGCGGTGAAAGGCCTCTATTTATAGTAAAAACCGGCGAAAAATTAAAATATGAAGATATTATCAATGAATATGGCCTTGATGAAAAAACCAAAGGTCTTGAGGATACAGCTCTTATGATAGCGCTTTTAAACTGGGTATGCGATAATTTTAATCATGACGGCTTTTCTGGCCTTCCGGAAAATTCGGATATCTCTGCCTTAATTGAATTCCATCAAAAAAACGACGGAATAAACTGCCGGGGGCTTTCATTAATTTTAGCTGAAATCCTCAGAGCCTACGGTATAGATGCAAGGCATGTTACCTGCATGCCTGAGGAAGAGCCTTTTATAGACTGTCATGTGGTAGTTCACGCTTATTCAGCCGAACTTCACCAATGGGTAATGCTTGACCCCAGCAACAGGCTTATCCTTATGGACGAAGAGGAAAATTATATTGATCTTTGGTCCCTACGGAACTCTTACATAGACGGAAGCAAAATTACGGCACTTAACTTAACAGGAAAAGATATTCAGGATTCAGAACTAAAATATTATTTGGAATATATGGCGAAAAATACATTTCGTTTTGAAATGGATTCTGTATTCGATTACGCTTCCGATGGGATGCAGAATAAAACAATATATAATCTCATACCAAAAGGATACAAAACTATAAGAAGGGGAGCAACTGCCATAACAGACCCTGAATATTTCTGGGCTCTTCCGGAGTAAAGCCTTCAGCAAGCAGGCATAAAGCCATAAGTATAGCCAAATATCTCTTTGTTACATTATATTGCCTTCAGCAGAAACTTCCTTTTTAAAAATGCCGCCATTAAAGATACCCGCCTTTTACTGATTATATTGTTCACACTCTGAGTAATCATGATTTTATTTATAGTAAATTTCACATAAGGATGTAATAAAAATCTATTTTTCATAAACGGCTTAAACATATGGAACCCCTATATTTAAGCCATTCAAAACATACGATTTTTATTACTGTTTAATTTGAAATTGACTATAGCCCAAGCTTTTTTGCTGTTTTGCAGATTTTCGTGAACCTTTCTTTTCCATAGTCTTTATTGCGCTCATCAGCGCAGACGGTATATCCCATGCGGCGGCCCCTGCATTTAATTAGACTAATTTATACGGCAGGTCAATTATACCAAAGACAGAGATACAAACAGCAATATAAATATTTGCAGTACCTTTTTCTTTGGCAGCTCTTTAAAAATGCTTCTTATACTGATTTAAATTTAAAAAACGCCTTTTATTCTAAGGTTAAATAATTTTCCTTAGTCCTTATATTAAATTGATTAGGGGTAAGTTAATTTAATATCCTATTGTCTTTATCTATTCTTCTCCTAAGATTCATGCCCTTATACAAAGCTACCCTATGATTGACGTCTGTATTTTCTTACGGAATTTTGAAATACGGTTTGCACATTTTATCATAGGCCTTTTAACAAAACATCAGATATAATTGAAACTTTTCTTTCAGATTAATAAGCTTGCTTAAGCCGCAATTTTATTAAAAAATACTATTTTTACTATCATATCAATAAAAAAGGAATTAAAAATAAAAAAGGACGGAAATATCCCCGTCCTTTAAATTGTTTATAAGATACATAATTTACCGGCTAAAGCATTCGGTAAATTTCAAAACCCTTTTTATCTGCCATACCATAAGAACTTAGCATATGATTCTTGCTTTCAGAAGCATGTCCAAATTTTTAATCTCATATTATGATAAGTCTTCAATAAAGCTTTTAATCTTTTGAGCGTGCTTTGCTTCGCTTTCTGCATATGCGTGAAAATACTTTCTCAAATGTTCACTATCCATATTTTCTGAAAAGTGCATGAAGTCACGGACTCTTTCCTGTGTGTCTAAAAGGGTTTTCTTTAAATAATCCTGTGTAGACATTTCCATAGTATCACCTCAATATCTATTTTTGCTGAATTTCTTAATATTATGCATTGGTTTATGTAAAATAAAAAGGCAGAAGCCATTTTCAGCACGAAGACAAATATTAGCCATAAGGACCCTCCCCTAAAAGCTCTACGGGCTTGCGCCTATATCCTTTTTTAAATTTCTTGGTATAAAATAATCTCCTCAGGGCCTATGATTTAAATCTTTTTTATACTTGAATTCATATGAATAATAGCATCATCAATTGCCTTTCTCTTATCTTATGCCCGCTATAACCAAATACTGATAGGGTCATAAAACAAATTGACGATAAATCATAAGCCCTGTGAAGAAAATAGTTTTTTCACACCTTTAGCAAAAGGCATATAGCAAACTTAAAATGAAAGAGAAACAAAATCATATAGCTGCATTGCCTCAAAAATATACTGTTTTCGGGAAAACCTGTGTTTTTAAGGCTATTGTAAATAGGAATTTGTTCCTTCTTTATAAGAAATCTACTATAAAGCACCTTCAGCGGCAGCCTTTTATTTATTGCTTTGAAAACCATCTTTTTTTATGGACTGCTTTTTAGCATTTTTTCCTTCACCATCTAAAGCATCGTTAGCAAAGGTAGGGCCGCCTTTAGATTTTTCCTTTCGTACTTCCTTAGGGTCAATTTGAGAATCTTTTGGCATAGTAAAACCTCCTGATTTATTCCTTTTAAATATCGCCCCTAAGCAGATTATCTGCGTAGTGTCTAAGGCTTTCAAAAGAATTTACATTGTTTCCCCGGGAGCTTATATGCTCTCTTACATAATCGGGCAATGAATTAAAAAAGTTTTTTGCTTCCGCATCGTCTTCCAAAAGGCTTTGCAGACTGCTGTATTTTGCTGACATATAATCACCTCATCAATAGAATTCGCATTATTTTAAGGATTATGCATGAAGCTTATATTTTTATAGTACTGTATATTAAAGCGTATTTGAAAAGTCCAGACCGGAGTCATTTTGCTATGGAAAAGAGACTTCATCACCAAAAGGTCTTTGCTTTACAGGTCGGTTCCAGCCTTAATCTGCTGTTTTTTTGATTATGCCAATCTGCAAAATACGCTATGCCGTCTTAACCCAGAGCGGCAAAACCTTATCTGATATTTTTAGTGTACATAAAAAGTACCATCAATACTTTCTGCAGTTTTCTCAAAGGGTTTTGTTCTGCAAGATACTGTTTATAATAATTAAATTCAAGACACATTCTTTGACCTTGCCACTTAAAATCATTTTTTTATAAAACATTCTGTGGTTTGGCGATACACTGTAGGGATATTTAACGAAGATGAATTGGTGCCTGAAAAATCTAACCCTAAAGCATAATTTTTCCCATCAAATGGATTAAAATCCAAGTTACTAAAATCAAAATCTTGTTCAGTGTTTTTTATAGGTGCTGCCTGATTGATTTTATGAGCATATTGTGATATTCTTAAACAGTTGGCAATGCCGATATTGTTTAGAACTGAAATTTATTTATTGGTATCCGTATCAGTTTAATTATCTTTTGGTTTCTTAAGATTTCAGATAATTAAATGAATAAAGCATGGATAAGGTTTCCAAAGAAAGGGGCGATGTTTTGTGAGAGCGATAAAATTAGATAGGGTGACAATTTCATAGGGCATTATTT
This is a stretch of genomic DNA from Anaeropeptidivorans aminofermentans. It encodes these proteins:
- a CDS encoding transglutaminase-like domain-containing protein, with product MKKITVFIVIILLLAACRSKDAEFDVSKTMKGKWVSYISSINGDLILNIYNDGENKKMLMSSEKFELQGIVPFSCELEEDHLKFTMNSDESHRIAIDLKMTETGDLKGNFTQYGNTKDIFFKKISDIPDEYEAPDPFNNMTAEERIHLLKEYSEYEKGGERPLFIVKTGEKLKYEDIINEYGLDEKTKGLEDTALMIALLNWVCDNFNHDGFSGLPENSDISALIEFHQKNDGINCRGLSLILAEILRAYGIDARHVTCMPEEEPFIDCHVVVHAYSAELHQWVMLDPSNRLILMDEEENYIDLWSLRNSYIDGSKITALNLTGKDIQDSELKYYLEYMAKNTFRFEMDSVFDYASDGMQNKTIYNLIPKGYKTIRRGATAITDPEYFWALPE